The DNA window CACAGGTTTACTACTGTATTGTAAAGACAGGTGACCGGATATGGCTTAGatcctttatttctttttacacaGGTTTACTACTGTATTGTAAAGACAGGTGACCGGATATGGCTTAGATCCTTTATTTCTGTTAACACATGTTTACTACTGTATTGTACAGACAGGTGACCGGATATGGCTTAGatcctttatttctttttacacaGGTTTACTACTGTATTGTAAAGTCAGGTGACCGGATATGGCTTAGATCCTTTATTTCTGTTAACACAGGTTTACTACTGTATTGTTCAGACAGGTGACCGGATATGGCTAAGATCCTCTATTTCTGTTTACACAGGTTTACTACTGTATTGTACAGACAGGTGACCGGATATGGCTTAGAtcctttatttctgtttacacaGGTTTACTACTGTATTGTTCAGACAGGTGACCGGATATGGCTTAGatcctttatttctttttacacaGGTTTACTACTGTATTGTACAGACAGGTGACCGGATATGGCTTAGATCCTTTGTTTCTGTTTACACAGGTTTACTACTGTATTGTTAAGTCAGGTGACCGGATATGGCTTAGatcctttatttctttttacacaGGTTTACTACTGTATTGTACAGACAGGTGACCGGATATGGCTAAGAtcctttatttctgtttacacaGGTTTACTACTGTATTGTAAAGTCAAGTGACCGGATATGGCTAAGATCCTTTATTTCTGTTAACACAGGTTTACTACTGTATTGTACAGAAAGGTGACCGGATATGGCTAAGATCCTGTATTTCTTTTTACACATGTTTACTACTGTATTGTTAAGTCAGGTGACCGGATATGGCTAAGATCCTTTATTTCTGTTAACACAGGTTTACTACTGTATTGTAAAGTCAGGTGACCGGATATGACTAAGAtcctttatttctgtttacacaGGTTTACTACTGTATTGTAAAGACAGGTGACCGGATATGGCTTAGATCCTTTGTTTCTGTTTACACAGGTTTACTACTGTATTGTTCAGACAGGTGACCGGATATGGCTTAGATCCTTTATATCTGTTTACACAGGTTTACTACTGTATTGTAAAGACAGGTGACCGGATATGGCTAAGATCCTTTATTTCTGTTAACACAGGTTTACTACTGTATTGTACAGAAAGGTGACCGGATATGGCTAAGatcctttatttctttttacacaTGTTTACTACTGTATTGTTAAGTCAGGTGACCGGATATGGCTTAGATCCTTTGTTTCTGTTTACACAGGTTTACTACTGTATTGTAAAGTCAGGTGACCGGATATGGCTTAGATCCTTTGTTTCTGTTAACACAGGTTTACTACTGTATTGTACAGACAGGTGACCGGATATGGCTAAGatcctttatttctttttacacaTGTTTACTACTGTATTGTTAAGTCAGGTGACCGGATATGGCTTAGATCCTTTGTTTCTGTTCACACAGGTTTACTACTGTATTGTACAGACAGGTGACCGGATATGGCTAAGatcctttatttctttttacacaGGTTTACTACTGTATTGTTAAGTCAGGTGACCGGATATGACTAAGATCCTCTATTTCTGTTTACACAGGTTTACTACTGTATTGTTCAGACAGGTGACCGGATATGGCTAAGATCCTCTATTTCTGTTTACACAGGTTTACTACTGTATTGTACAGACAGGTGACCGGATATGGCTAAGAtcctttatttctgtttacacaGGTTTACTACTGTATTGTAAAGTCAGGTGACCGGATATGGCTAAGATCCTCTATTTCTTTTTACACATGTTTACTACTGTATTGTTAAGTCAGGTGACCGGATATGGCTTAGCTCCTTTGTTTCTGTTTACACAGGTTTACTACTGTATTGTAAAGACAGGTGACCGGATATGACTAAGATCCTTTATTTCTGTTAACACAGGTTTACTACTGTATTGTAAAGTCAGGTGACCGGATATGGCTTAGATCTTTTGTTTCTGTTTACACAGGTTTACTACTGTATTGTACAGACAGGTGACCGGATATGGCTAAGatcctttatttctttttacacaTGTTTACTACTGTATTGTTAAGTCAGGTGACCGGATATGGCTTAGATCCTTTGTTTCTGTTTACACAGGTTTACTACTGTATTGTAAAGACAGGTGACCGGATATGACTAAGATCCTTTATTTCTGTTAACACAGGTTTACTACTGTATTGTAAAGTCAGGTGACCGGATATGGCTTAGATCCTTTGTTTCTGTTTACACAGGTTTACTACTGTATTGTACAGACAGGTGACCGGATATGGCTAAGatcctttatttctttttacacaTGTTTACTACTGCATTGTTAAGTCAGGTGACCGGATATGGCTTAGATCCTTTGTTTCTGTTAACACAGGTTTAGTTCTGTATTGTTCAGACAGTTGACCGGATATGGCTAAGatcctttatttctttttacacaGGTTTACTACTGTATTGTTAAGTCAGGTGACCGGATATGGCTAAGATCCTCTATTTCTGTTAACACAGGTTTACTACTGTATTGTACAGACAGGTGACCGGATATGGCTAAGAtcctttatttctgtttacacaGGTTTACTACTGTATTGTAAAGTCAGGTGACCGGATATGGCTAAGatcctttatttctttttatacagGTTTACTACTGTATTGTAAAGTCAGGTTACCGGATATGGCTAAGATCCTCTATTTCTGTTTACACAGGTTTACTACTGTATTGTTCAGACAGGTGACCGGATATGGCTAAGatcctttatttctttttacacaTGTTTACTACTGTATTGTTAAGTCAGGTGACCGGATATGGCTTAGATCCTTTGTTTCTGTTTACACAGGTTTACTACTGTATTGTAAAGTCAGGTGACCGGATATGGCTTAGATCCTTTGTTTCTGTTAACACAGGTTTACTACTGTATTGTACAGACAGGTGACCGGATATGGCTAAGatcctttatttctttttacacaTGTTTACTACTGTATTGTTAAGTCAGGTGACCGGATATGGCTTAGATCCTTTGTTTCTGTTTACACAGGTTTACTACTGTATTGTACAGACAGGTGACCGGATATGGCTAAGatcctttatttctttttacacaGGTTTACTACTGTATTGTTAAGTCAGGTGACCGGATATGACTAAGATCCTCTATTTCTGTTCACACAGGTTTACTACTGTATTGTTCAGACAGGTGACCGGATATGGCTAAGATCCTCTATTTCTGTTTACACAGGTTTACTACTGTATTGTACAGACAGGTGACCGGATATGGCTAAGAtcctttatttctgtttacacaGGTTTACTACTGTATTGTAAAGTCAGGTGACCGGATATGGCTAAGATCCTCTATTTCTTTTTACACATGTTTACTACTGTATTGTTAAGTCAGGTGACCGGATATGGCTTAGATCCTTTGTTTCTGTTTACACAGGTTTACTACTGTATTGTAAAGACAGGTGACCGGATATGACTAAGATCCTTTATTTCTGTTAACACAGGTTTACTACTGTATTGTAAAGTCAGGTGACCGGATATGGCTTAGATCTTTTGTTTCTGTTTACACAGGTTTACTACTGTATTGTACAGACAGGTGACCGGATATGGCTAAGatcctttatttctttttacacaTGTTTACTACTGTATTGTTAAGTCAGGTGACCGGATATGGCTTAGATCCTTTGTTTCTGTTTACACAGGTTTACTACTGTATTGTAAAGACAGGTGACCGGATATGACTAAGATCCTTTATTTCTGTTAACACAGGTTTACTACTGTATTGTAAAGTCAGGTGACCGGATATGGCTTAGATCCTTTGTTTCTGTTTACACAGGTTTACGACTGTATTGTACAGACAGGTGACCGGATATGGCTAAGatcctttatttctttttacacaTGTTTACTACTGTATTGTTAAGTCAGGTGACCGGATATGGCTTAGATCCTTTGTTTCTGTTAACACAGGTTTAGTACTGTATTGTTCAGACAGTTGACCGGATATGGCTAAGatcctttatttctttttacacaGGTTTACTACTGTATTGTTAAGTCAGGTGACCGGATATGGCTAAGATCCTCTATTTCTGTTAACACAGGTTTACTACTGTATTGTACAGACAGGTGACCGGATATGGCTAAGAtcctttatttctgtttacacaGGTTTACTACTGTATTGTAAAGTCAGGTGACCGGATATGGCTAAGatcctttatttctttttatacagGTTTACTACTGTATTGTAAAGTCAGGTTACCGGATATGGCTAAGATCCTCTATTTCTGTTTACACAGGTTTACTACTGTATTGTTCAGACAGGTGACCGGATATGGCTAAGatcctttatttctttttacacaGGTTTACTACTGTATTGTTAAGTCAGGTGACCGGATATGGCTTAGATCCTCTATTTCTGTTTACACAGGTTTACTACTGTATTGTTCAGACAGGTGACCGGATATGGCTAAGATCCTTTATATCTGTTTACACAGGTTTACTACTGTATTGTTCAGACAGGTGACCGGATATGGCTTAGatcttttatttctgtttacacaGGTTTACTACTGTATTGTTCAGACAGGTGACCGGATATGGCTTAGAtcctttatttctgtttacacaGGTTTACTACTGTATTGTACAGACAAGTGACCGGATATGGCTAAGAtcctttatttctgtttacacaGGTTTACTACTGTATTGTAATGTCAGTTGACCGGATATGACTTAGATCCTTTATTTCTGTTAACACAGGTTTACTACTGTATTGTACAGACAGGTGACCGGATATGGCTAAGatcctttatttctttttacacaGGTTTACTACTGTATTGTAAAGTCAGGTGACCGGATATGACTAAGATCCTTTATTTCTGTTAACACAGGTTTACTACTGTATCGTAAAGACAGCTGAACGGATATGGCATGACGGGAATTATGAtccatttgtttatgttaacGTGATAACAAACAATAGGTTTAACGATAAAACGAAtcctaaatatataaatgatataatgCAGTTCTTCAGGGATTTCATGAAGCTACCAATAAACAGGTATGTGTTCTTACGTTGTACTCCAGGTTATCGAGAGAGGTAAGAGTCATAAGCATTTTAAACCCCACCATATTCTGAACATCTTGCTAGTTTTATAATACAAAAACGTGACATTAATTGACAAACCTCAAAGCTTTTGAATCGTATGATattaattcattatttaatttatgacTGCTCTGAATAGAAAAATTCACATGGTAAAAAACCATTAAAATTGGTACGTTTGCTATTTTAATTATCCAtctgaatattattataacGATCTACTTCGGGAAAGTTAATTTGAAACGTAATAAATTTGGATCCGTAGAAGGTTTTTCATTTTCACTCTTAAAATTTAGGATAATCAAGGTGTTTCTCTCTCTCGTATGTCATAATCAAGGTGGTACAAAACACCTGGActgaaattaatttggctcgtttaatcgaacataaaattttgataaaacatttacgttggccctttaacaaaaatataaaattttaaaaacttgaaccacacaTTTTCTCGGAAAAATTTCTttggatatatagcagtttgacaaacactaatattGATAATTAAGAAGCTAAACGTTTCCTTACGAATACAACGTGCTTAAAACGTTAAGCTCATTTTACAGAGtaatctccctgtagtgttcgGTACTAATAAGTTGATTTTCATTTTAGGGTTTTAGCGCAGCTTCATGAGTGTCCTTTATCCAGCCTTGGGTGGCATAGATTGGCGCCACATTATGCAGCTGAAAAATATTTTCGGGATGCTACAATTCAGCACTAAACAAATCAGGTAAAACTATGTAAGAATTAGACTTAGCTTTTACTATCAAAACATGTTGATGTTTGTTTACGTCAATATGACGTCAGAAATATAAACAACTTATCCATGTATCATatgtatagaaaacaaaatacaagaattttaacaataatttaagCCTTGAATAAAACTACATCCAAAAATCTATGATTTATTTAACAGGGACTATCAAATATCTGCCATAATTCTTATCCTTACATTGTATTTGATGCGtgaattcgccgtttcagaagtTTATGCAATATGAATGATATTTCAAAAGTGTAGACTTAAGCAtcgtgattggttaaaaacgtCATACACAATTGAAATGCAGCTAATGACCtgaagttattttcttttttgtgaaggaaaaataaaattatcatagtcctttagattctgGAACGGTTTATTGCACCCTTACACATGTACATCGCACGGGATTAACACATACACACATTTACTAACACTGTTCAATTTTAATCATTGTAGTATTAATTGTCCCATTTTAAAGTATTAAtactttaatcttttttttgcACTTCTACCATTCAGGAGTCGGTCTTAATTAGTGATTGCATATTATTGAACAAACACATTGACTACTTGATTTCAAACGATTGTCAAAGCCTTATATAATCACGTTTGTTTGTGCTCACGCgtttatttagaatatttataaaaattgccttatgaaaaaagaaaaatgaaagttGATTTCAAGTCTTTTCGTTTGTTGATAAAGTCAAGCGTTTTGGTCTGTCATTATATATTGACTTCCCCTTCTGGAATTTGTCTTGGTGCTAGGTATTCTATCATATCTAAATCAAACCTCAAATCAAATCAACTTTCGTTTTCTTCATaacgtatatatataattattttatcaagaaaaactacgggataataatttaaaaagacagGAACCAAACATTATATTTTCTAGTTACAGAGGTCACTGCTTTGCTTTCAAgatgaaataattgtttatcGTTTATATTGCACCATAGAGTTAatagttcatatttttttgtagattgtGATTTAACAGTAACGTGGATTCCAACAGTATTACGCATTATAACCATGCCATAGTATAATGAAATATGACAACGCATACCTGTTgaattctttttatcaaataaatattaaatgtaaccTGAGTTGTATTTGAAAAGatcttttatgaatttaaatcaTCGATGCATTCCAGCTCCGAGCTGTATTcgaccttttttttattcaaacacaTCACTGATGAATCtgttataaacaaaactaaCGTCTGGCATACACAATTtcattcctggtatctatgaagaTTGATATCATTTCATTTctttaacacaaaataaacattctGAAATCTTCAATACTTActaagattgaaataaaacaccAACACACTGTCataaccaaatatttttttattattttatcatgtttatagcaTAACCAAATGTGTATTTAGAGAGGGAAACAGATCTTAAAGGGTTATTTGTGTTGAAGTTTATACACTAAGTTTTGTTAGTTGCAAATATGTATAatgattataaataaactcatcatagataccaggactaaatttcgtaatacgccagacgcgcgtttcgtctacaaaagactcatcagtgacgctcgaatccaaaaaagttaaaaagcaaCATTGTGAAATGGTATTTCGCTACTAGCAGTcggttttgttaaattttgtcataaaGGAGAGAACATCTGTATTATTCACTTCTAACATGTGTAAGTCAATAATTTCAAGCTTATGAATATGTGtttattctaaaaaaagatctagttttaacatgggtaggtgttatattcgtgattatttttgcccgagCGATAGTATGGGCTGAAATAACACGAagataatgcctacccatgttaaaactacaataaagtatagcttgcatcatttatttcgattctgattaaGGTAATTTCTATGTCCGATATGTATACGTGTAGAGGTTTTGTATAGGCTCTGCCATGAACCTTcctttttgtttgtaaacaagcaaTGGACTTGTAACGTGATTTTTCATAGGGAGGAGTTTTGAACAGCCAGCCTGAACGGTTGTtgtatctaggtcaaatatgtcaatgtcGTATTGCACCACATTGTAGTCAtgataaatgaattagtaacaacatgtaaaattgaaaaaggttatggggaatgtgtcaaagtgacaacaacccgaccatagaacaaacaacagccaaaggccaccaacgggtcttcaatgtagcaagaaactcCCGCATCCGGAGACGGTCTTCATCTAGcaacttaaaaaatatgtatactagtacagtgataatggacgtcatactaaactccgaattatacacaagaaactaaaattaaaaatcatacaagaccaaaaatgccagaggctcctgacttgggaaaggcacaAAATTGCGACAAGGTTAAACATATGTATGATATCTctaccctcccctatacctctagccaatgtagaacagtaaatgcataacattatgcacattaaaattcagttcaagagaagtccgcgtccgatgtcagaagatataaaaaaataaaatacataaataacaacagactaccagtgctagcagttaactgacattcCAGCTctagacctcaattaaactaattgaaagattatgtcttcatcatatgaatatcatgCACAATCCCGCCAGTTAGGGGTTACTATCATACTATCGTTTTATTAATTTGTGATGTCGAAAACCCTTGTGTATTAATTTTTAGTAATACATAagtttctctcgctaaaatctaatggGTTGTTACATACatgagcgaatcgtacaagttaagatatataaacaccataagacggtgacaagggaacgtcgccatctaaaaatggataactAGCGATAGGAAATGATaaatcatatcttttatcataaatttttgtattaagcttcccgttaatgatatagatatcaagatcgaggaaaaggcagtggtcattgttagtaaagctttatttaaagtatgtccaacaggataaatttcattagtatatacatactgaagtcgtcattattgagagccaatatatcatccaaatatctaaaagtattgttaaatttttgtatcaaatgttgtttcgaATGATTATTTAGTAGTACGGAAgtgttaatgagttatattaaTTGCAGGCTTATTTCGACTAAATTCATTACACTGcagtagtcaatatacgcatgtgcaaacaaattttattggaaTTAGAGCATGTGTTTGTTCataaagcgaaagaagcacgtcatattagaattggTTAATAACAGGCACCACAATTATGATGTAACAGATGAAACAatcttttacatatttgttttaatctttgaTTTGACACCAGACAGACATAGGACTGTCTatgtacagtgaaacctgttaaAACCGAACCTTTTTAAGACTCAACAGTTTTCTCCgttttatcaggttcacaaACAGTTGGTATTACGGTGCTTAagaaaatgtttgatttatacAGGTTTTCGATGTATGCAGGATTCAATTTagccaggtttcactgtattcAAATCAAcgtttaaaaaagattttatgaCCAGACTTCTTAGGATTTCATCTAGTTGGTTAATTGGATGGAGTCTATTCTGAAATTAACACGATATGTTGATACATTATAACTAGTCCATGCACTGTTAATTGTTTCGTTAGAACTATTTGCAATGCGAATAGACGCTTCAGTATGTTAACATAACATATGACAATTTGAGTAGAATCGGTGAATATGAATTCATGAACATGGTAAAGAGTTGTCAATGGGGGTCGATGAGGACAGCTGAATCGAAATGAGCTAGAAATTGTCTTAACGTTGGATAATGAATTCGATAAATGTTCGCATATAGATTGAGCATGATTATGTACACAACAGTCAAACAGATACCCTCAAAAGAATAATTCATTCTACACAACCAGAAAGGTCAATGTGATTTTTCTTTACTAATATTATCTTTGCAACTATAATTAtacaagtcaagagcctgtatttGATTGGTTGTCATTTAttgctgttttatatttgtttctttaattgttttgtagTTTGTTCTTGTGTTGCGCCATTTTACCGCTGTCCCATATTAAAGGAGGTTTGGCGCCGTTATAGCATGTTTGACCCACCACACCTTTATGTTGACCCGTGTTTTGTTTGTCAATCGGACGTTTATTATTTTGGATCATAGTGAGTCTAATTCTATTTAATCTATGTTGTATCTGACTGCCTTCCTTCTAGGTATATTTTACCCTTGatctatttatgttttttttttctcgtgtATGTTCAATcgaattttctaaaaaaaaaacaaccacaaAGACAGAATATCGGTTCAagttatttattcttttgtttcgAAGTTAGttgaaatatatgttatatttcacaaatGAAACCCCCAAGAAAATGTCCATTGTCACACATCACATTAAAGAACTGGTATTTGCCATAAGCGTAGAAGAACATGCAGTCTTCCCCCTTTTCAGCTGACCAAGAAGGTTGTCCCGGAGCAAACGCAAAGTATGTCATCTTTGTTGCGTTGCCATGTTTAATCCATCTCCAATCGCCACTTGAAAGGTATCTATTGACGTTACGTCCACCAACGAAGTAGGAAATACCTATATgcaaaaaatcatttgtttttttcttattgatctctgtatatattttacatatgtgtctttcttctttcaaaaaggagaaataaaaagaaatgaacaGAATGTAAGGTCGAACTAtctgtgtgtgtggtttttcCCCCCAGTATAAACAAGACATTTTTCAACAGTAATATTGCTGGCTTCACAGTCGAATAAGCCTGGAGTACTCacagatttttttatgattttgataaattttcaacGTTAAGCTTCGCCTACTTGTTcaataacatacatttttttttttgaatatttggcTTGAATCCAGTCTACCCCTAAGCTGTACTATGAATACGTCCAAAACAGGTTGAATGTACTTTCACTTAAAGTGTAACATATATACTCATAACGTTGCACACATAAATTAGATCAGAGAAAGTGTCTCACAAATGTATGAAAAtcgaaaatacaaaaaaaccaATCTACTTGCATTGTTATTCATTGGTTATCAAATTTACTTGCACATGCTAAAAAATCATAACACTAGCTTGTTGACTCAATTCTCCtgtttgtgttgttgttttaaatagtGCACATTATATGCATAATGGTTTTAAAATAGCCTGTGCAAACACTAACGACCAGTTGTTTCTGAACCCAACTGTATTGACCATTTACTTTGTAGTGTAATGCATATAAATAGTAATATTTAGAAAAGTGGTGACTAAACATTGTACAGGAAAGCCGAAATCTGTGGACTTTGCATGTATGCAGGACAAGTTAAGGGTGGATGATCTGGAACGTATGATTCGGTCTGATGGTTGAGTGTTAGTTCCGGCTGGTGGCATCATACAAGTAGCCAGCACTGCATTTGGTACAGGCATACGAAAGGGATAATCTATGATTGAAATGTGctgttttagaatttaaaaaattgttttgaattcaGGTTTATATTTAATGATTCTTTCTCCTAAATTTTGGTCCTTTTCGTGTAATcatttctttaatgtttttattaaagtttgatTATCAAGTATATCGGCATCAATCATCACTCACGGTTTGTCGAAACGCGACCATGTTGTAATGTAATcgttctcgttttttttttatatactaataTTTAAAACGTATAATAGAAAAAAGTGAGATTATATTATTCAGAAGTTGTTATAGtttaaaactaataaattaCGATTTGTTA is part of the Mytilus trossulus isolate FHL-02 chromosome 13, PNRI_Mtr1.1.1.hap1, whole genome shotgun sequence genome and encodes:
- the LOC134695004 gene encoding uncharacterized protein LOC134695004; this encodes MVIVVIHTSLKDVELPEKFEETVSKMLADLMDFPVEVYYCIVKTAERIWHDGNYDPFVYVNVITNNRFNDKTNPKYINDIMQFFRDFMKLPINRVLAQLHECPLSSLGWHRLAPHYAAEKYFRDATIQH